The genomic segment GGGCTGGAGAATGCCGTTCCTGATCGGTATTCTGATCGGGCCGGTTGGCTATTTCATTCGCAGCCGCATGGACGAAACACCGGCCTTCGCCGCAGTTGCTGAAGAAGCAAAGAACGATTCGCCGCTCGCAGACGTATTCCGCAGCTATCCGCGCGAAACCTTCGCCAGTTTCTCGATGGTCATTCTGTGGACCGTTTGCACCTACGTGCTGCTGTTTTATATGCCGACGTATTCGGTGCGTACGTTGCATCTGCCGCAATCGACCGGCTTTCTCGCGGGCATGTTCGGCGGCTCGATGATCATGTGCTTCTCGCCGGTGGTCGGCAAACTCGCGGATCGCTTCGGTCGCCGACGTTTTCTGTCGGGCGCGGCTGCACTGATCCTGGTGCTCGCATGGCCGATGTTCGCGTACATCAACAGCGCACCGGGCCTCGCTTCGCTGATCGTGTTTCAGGGCGTGTTCGGCCTGTTGATCGCGGCGTACACCGGTCCGATTCTCGCAGCGTTCTCCGAACTGTTCCCGACCAAAGTTCTGTCGACGGGTCTCTCCGTTGCGTACAACTTCGCGGTGACGATTTTCGGCGGCTTTGCACCGTTCTTCATCACGTGGCTGATCGCGTCGACGGGCAGCAACATGGCGCCCGCGATCTACGTGATGATCGCAGCAGGCATCAGCCTGTGCGGCACCTTCTTCGTGCGCGATCCGCGTCGGCGCACAGCTTGAACAGGCGCGTCCGGCTGATCCGCGCCGGACGGATTCCTTCATCCAGTCAGGAAGATTTCAATGAGCATTACGGTAATCAGCGGCGGCAACGTACTCGATCTGGCCCGGGGTATCTTGCTGGAACATCATCATGTCGTGATAGAAAACGGTCATATCGTCGAAGTCACCGACCGTCCCGTCGATCTGCCGAACGCACGCGTGATCGACGCGCGCGGCAAGACGGTGATGCCGGGTCTGATCGACTGTCACGTCCATGTGCTGGCTTCGCGCGCGAACCTCGGTGTGAATGCGGCGCAGCCGAATATTCTGACCGCGATTCGCGCGTTGCCGATTCTCAAGGCAATGGTCGGCCGCGGTTTCACCAGCGTGCGCGACGCGGGCGGCGCGGATTGGGGTTTGACGCAGGCGCTCGAAAGCGGGCTGATTCCCGGCCCGCGAATTTTCCCGTCGGGCAAGGCGCTGTCGCAAACCGGTGGTCACGGCGATTTCCGGCCGCGCGGCGATGTGCTCGAACCGTGTTCGTGCGCGTTCCGCGCGGGCGCGATTGCGCGCGTGGTCGACGGCGTGGATGCGGTGCGTCTCGCCGTGCGCGAAGAGATCCAGAAGGGCGCGACGCAAATCAAGATCATGGCGTCGGGCGGCGTGGCGTCGCCCACCGATCCGATCAGCAACACGCAGTATTCCGAGGACGAAATTCGCGCGATCGTCGCCGAAGCCGAAGCGGCCAATACGTACGTGATGGCGCATGCGTACACGGGACGCGCGATTTCGCGCGCGATCCGCTGTGGCGTGCGCACCATCGAACACGGCAATCTGGTCGATGCGGAAGCCGCGAAACTGATGCATGAGCACGGCGCATTCGTCGTACCGACGCTGGTCACGTACGACGCACTCGCTAAACATGGTGCTGATTACGGGCTGCCCGCCGACTCGATCGCGAAGATCGAAACGGTGCGGCAGGCCGGCCGCGATTCGCTGGAAATCTACGCGGACGCGGGGGTGCCGATGGGTTTCGGTTCCGACCTGCTCGGAGAAATGCACACGTTCCA from the Paraburkholderia fungorum genome contains:
- a CDS encoding metal-dependent hydrolase family protein — encoded protein: MSITVISGGNVLDLARGILLEHHHVVIENGHIVEVTDRPVDLPNARVIDARGKTVMPGLIDCHVHVLASRANLGVNAAQPNILTAIRALPILKAMVGRGFTSVRDAGGADWGLTQALESGLIPGPRIFPSGKALSQTGGHGDFRPRGDVLEPCSCAFRAGAIARVVDGVDAVRLAVREEIQKGATQIKIMASGGVASPTDPISNTQYSEDEIRAIVAEAEAANTYVMAHAYTGRAISRAIRCGVRTIEHGNLVDAEAAKLMHEHGAFVVPTLVTYDALAKHGADYGLPADSIAKIETVRQAGRDSLEIYADAGVPMGFGSDLLGEMHTFQSDELRIRADVLGNLEALRSATTIAADIVNLKGKLGVIEAGAIADVLVVDGDPLKDIGVLTGQGERVTYVLQRGEVVSERGTVASR
- a CDS encoding MFS transporter, which gives rise to MQGTLSSAVPLSVDTLARQRRRAIIATVLGNGLEWFDFTVYSFFAVIIAKLFFPTGNELTSLLLAVATFGVGFFMRPVGGMVLGVYADKVGRKAALSLTILLMAGGTALIGLAPTYDQIGLWAPVLIVVARLLQGFSAGGEMGSATAFLTEYAPADKRAFYSSWIQSSIGFAVLLGAAVGTFVTANLSADSLHSWGWRMPFLIGILIGPVGYFIRSRMDETPAFAAVAEEAKNDSPLADVFRSYPRETFASFSMVILWTVCTYVLLFYMPTYSVRTLHLPQSTGFLAGMFGGSMIMCFSPVVGKLADRFGRRRFLSGAAALILVLAWPMFAYINSAPGLASLIVFQGVFGLLIAAYTGPILAAFSELFPTKVLSTGLSVAYNFAVTIFGGFAPFFITWLIASTGSNMAPAIYVMIAAGISLCGTFFVRDPRRRTA